In Longimicrobiaceae bacterium, one DNA window encodes the following:
- a CDS encoding GMC family oxidoreductase, translating to MPEPIRAGGGRAPNVFRRGEWVPMRCYRDDEEVDFAIVGTGAGGGTLAFKLAKAGFRVVAFDAGPYWRPLEDFASDEDEQQKLYWTDERISGGEDPIQLGSNNSGRGVGGSTVHFTMVVLRFRPEWFRSRSLLGYGVDWPVSWEEMWPYYDEVEEMLQISGPVSYPWGPPRGRYPRRPHEVNAAGLVLARGCEALGIPWVATPLATLSSPRGEAPPCVYRGFCAVGCSTNAKQSALVTWIPRAVEHGAEIRDLAMVGRIETGADGRAAGVLYHRDGEWRRQRAKHVVAAGYSIETPRLLLNSATPRFPHGLANGSGLVGKGLMVHSNHGVWGIMDEEVRCYKGPPVMTITEHWNYTDEGKDFHGGYQFGSQGPLPRAWAQATAAGRGLWGMELREEMTRYNHVAGLKMVGEVEPRECNRVELADETDPLGLPIPRITFSYSDNDRRLIRHAVDFMRQTLEAAGGKETWADVDTAHLMGGCPMGSDPERSVTDPYGRTWEIPNLWICDGSLFPTGGGVNPSATIMALACRTGDRIAEMGRRGEL from the coding sequence ATGCCTGAGCCGATCCGGGCCGGGGGCGGCCGCGCGCCGAACGTATTCCGCCGCGGCGAGTGGGTCCCCATGCGCTGCTACCGGGACGACGAGGAGGTGGACTTCGCCATCGTGGGGACCGGGGCGGGGGGCGGCACCCTCGCCTTCAAGCTGGCGAAGGCGGGGTTCCGGGTGGTGGCCTTCGACGCCGGCCCGTACTGGCGCCCCCTGGAGGACTTCGCCTCCGACGAGGACGAGCAGCAGAAGCTGTACTGGACCGACGAGCGCATCAGCGGGGGCGAGGACCCCATCCAGCTCGGGAGCAACAACAGCGGCCGGGGGGTGGGGGGGAGCACCGTCCACTTCACCATGGTTGTGCTGCGCTTCCGCCCCGAGTGGTTCCGGAGCCGGAGCCTGCTGGGCTACGGGGTGGACTGGCCGGTCTCCTGGGAGGAGATGTGGCCGTACTACGACGAGGTGGAGGAGATGCTGCAGATCTCCGGCCCCGTCTCGTACCCCTGGGGCCCCCCGCGCGGGCGCTACCCCCGCCGCCCGCACGAGGTCAACGCGGCCGGGCTGGTCCTGGCCCGGGGATGCGAGGCGCTGGGGATCCCCTGGGTGGCCACGCCGCTCGCCACCCTCTCCTCCCCGCGGGGGGAGGCGCCCCCCTGCGTCTACCGGGGGTTCTGCGCGGTGGGGTGCTCCACCAACGCCAAGCAGAGCGCGCTGGTCACCTGGATCCCGCGCGCGGTGGAGCACGGGGCGGAGATCCGCGACCTCGCCATGGTCGGGCGGATCGAGACGGGGGCGGACGGCCGCGCCGCGGGGGTGCTCTACCACCGCGACGGGGAGTGGCGCCGGCAGCGGGCGAAGCACGTGGTGGCGGCCGGCTACAGCATCGAGACGCCGCGGCTGCTGCTCAACTCCGCCACGCCGCGCTTCCCCCACGGGCTGGCGAACGGGAGCGGGCTCGTGGGGAAGGGGCTGATGGTGCACTCCAACCACGGCGTGTGGGGGATCATGGACGAGGAGGTGCGCTGCTACAAGGGCCCTCCCGTGATGACCATCACCGAGCACTGGAACTACACGGACGAGGGGAAGGACTTTCACGGCGGCTACCAGTTCGGGAGCCAGGGGCCGCTCCCGCGGGCGTGGGCGCAGGCGACCGCGGCCGGGCGGGGGCTCTGGGGGATGGAGCTGCGGGAGGAGATGACCCGGTACAACCACGTCGCCGGCCTCAAGATGGTGGGCGAGGTGGAGCCGCGGGAGTGCAACCGGGTGGAGCTGGCGGACGAGACGGACCCCCTGGGGCTCCCCATCCCGCGCATCACCTTCTCCTACTCCGACAACGACCGCCGGCTCATCCGGCACGCGGTGGACTTCATGCGCCAGACGCTGGAGGCGGCGGGCGGGAAGGAGACCTGGGCCGACGTGGACACCGCGCACCTGATGGGCGGCTGCCCCATGGGGAGCGACCCGGAGCGGAGCGTCACGGACCCGTACGGGCGCACCTGGGAGATCCCCAACCTGTGGATCTGCGACGGCTCGCTCTTCCCGACCGGGGGAGGGGTGAACCCCTCGGCCACCATCATGGCCCTCGCCTGCCGGACCGGCGACCGGATCGCGGAGATGGGGCGGCGGGGGGAGCTGTGA
- a CDS encoding gluconate 2-dehydrogenase subunit 3 family protein, with the protein MPEPLRTPYAGYDVLRKWDTPSWNDQTREVVGRRLHEVPERRFLRTDEWATLEAVCARLLPQPDRPDDPVPIVPWIDRKLDLNEGAGYRYETMPPLREAWRLGIAGIEKESGRRHGARFSELAPAEQDGILRAIQEGEVSGEPWDELPPVRFFAEVLLKGVVGVYYSHPAAWSEIGYSGPASPRGYVRLGADQRDPWEAEERDA; encoded by the coding sequence GTGCCTGAGCCGCTCCGCACCCCGTACGCGGGCTACGACGTCCTGCGGAAGTGGGACACCCCCTCCTGGAACGACCAGACCCGCGAGGTCGTCGGCCGGAGGCTCCACGAGGTCCCGGAGCGCCGCTTCCTCCGCACGGACGAGTGGGCCACGCTGGAGGCCGTCTGCGCGCGCCTCCTTCCCCAGCCGGACCGCCCGGACGACCCGGTCCCCATCGTCCCCTGGATCGACCGTAAGCTCGACCTGAACGAGGGGGCCGGCTACCGCTACGAGACCATGCCCCCCCTGCGGGAGGCATGGCGGCTGGGGATCGCCGGGATCGAGAAGGAGAGCGGCCGGCGCCACGGCGCCCGCTTCTCCGAGCTCGCCCCCGCGGAGCAGGACGGGATCCTCCGCGCCATCCAGGAGGGCGAGGTGAGCGGCGAGCCGTGGGACGAGCTTCCCCCGGTGCGCTTCTTCGCGGAGGTCCTGCTCAAGGGGGTGGTGGGGGTCTACTACTCGCACCCGGCGGCGTGGAGCGAGATCGGCTACAGCGGCCCGGCCAGCCCGCGCGGGTACGTGCGGCTCGGCGCCGACCAGCGCGACCCCTGGGAGGCGGAGGAGAGGGATGCCTGA
- a CDS encoding helix-turn-helix domain-containing protein, translated as MEIPGQLYRLTELSDWKALREALGRAPLTAVAVVDPLGPDGGIAEELRELLRAFPFATVLAALPVTPRDGELLRTLLDCGVADFIVMGHETTPVGVSRRLRLVRSRPVKRLLKRALPQGVPSRTQGMLTRAAEVVAVGGGAPELAAALRVSPRTVPRWCERADLPPPRRLFAWLRMLMAAELLDQPQRSLASVARACGYANESSLKNTFRDFLGVGPSELRKAGAFQTVATAFARDLASVREHAHTAGRSRNVWLN; from the coding sequence GTGGAGATTCCCGGACAGCTCTACAGGCTCACGGAGCTGTCCGATTGGAAGGCGCTGCGCGAGGCGCTGGGCCGGGCGCCGCTCACGGCGGTCGCGGTGGTCGATCCGCTGGGACCGGACGGGGGGATTGCCGAGGAGCTGCGGGAGCTCCTGCGCGCCTTCCCGTTCGCCACCGTGCTGGCCGCGCTCCCGGTGACTCCGCGCGACGGCGAGCTCCTGCGGACGCTCCTCGATTGTGGTGTCGCGGACTTCATCGTCATGGGGCATGAGACCACGCCCGTCGGCGTGTCGAGAAGACTGCGCCTGGTGCGCAGCCGTCCCGTGAAGAGGCTCCTGAAGCGGGCGCTGCCACAGGGTGTCCCCAGCAGGACGCAAGGGATGCTCACCCGCGCGGCGGAAGTCGTGGCCGTGGGAGGGGGCGCCCCGGAGCTTGCGGCGGCGCTCCGCGTCAGCCCGCGCACGGTCCCCCGGTGGTGCGAGCGCGCCGACCTTCCGCCGCCCCGGAGGCTCTTCGCCTGGCTCCGCATGCTCATGGCCGCGGAGCTGCTGGACCAGCCGCAGAGGTCGCTGGCGTCCGTCGCCCGCGCCTGCGGGTACGCGAACGAGTCCAGCCTGAAGAACACGTTCCGGGACTTCCTGGGTGTGGGGCCTTCCGAGCTGCGGAAGGCGGGTGCGTTCCAGACGGTCGCCACCGCCTTCGCCCGGGATCTCGCATCGGTCCGCGAGCACGCGCACACCGCGGGCAGGAGCCGCAACGTCTGGCTCAACTGA
- a CDS encoding PPC domain-containing DNA-binding protein, with product MRSKLLHDGAQRTWALVFETGDEVAGTLRAFAAEHGLAGSHFTAIGAFQDVTVAYFDWESKEYQPIPIREQVEVLMLAGDIALKDGEPKLHAHVTVAKRDGTAHGGHLVEAHVRPTLELVLTESPEHLQRRHDAETGLALIEV from the coding sequence GTGAGGAGCAAGCTGCTGCACGACGGGGCGCAGAGGACGTGGGCGCTGGTCTTCGAGACCGGCGACGAGGTCGCCGGGACCCTGCGCGCCTTCGCCGCCGAGCACGGGCTGGCCGGGAGCCACTTCACCGCCATCGGCGCCTTCCAGGACGTCACCGTGGCGTACTTCGACTGGGAGAGCAAGGAGTACCAGCCGATCCCGATCCGGGAGCAGGTGGAGGTCCTGATGCTGGCCGGCGACATCGCCCTGAAGGACGGCGAGCCCAAGCTCCACGCGCACGTGACCGTCGCCAAGCGGGACGGCACCGCCCACGGCGGCCACCTGGTGGAGGCCCACGTGCGCCCCACGCTGGAGCTGGTCCTGACGGAGTCCCCCGAGCACCTGCAGCGCCGCCACGACGCCGAGACCGGCCTGGCGCTGATCGAGGTCTGA